Below is a genomic region from Candidatus Roseilinea sp..
CCGGGGGTTCCTGTTGGCGACGGATAGCCCCGGCGTCGTGGCTCGGCTGGCGGACCTCTTCCGACGGGACGCCGACCCGACCCACGCAGACATCGCGCCGTACGATGACGCCACCCACGCGCCACCCGTCGGCTACGTCCCCCTGCTCCCGCCTGATTGGACTACTTACACGGCGCCCTTCAGCCAGGTGCTGGCGACGACCGCCACCACTCTCACTGTCCTGCACGGTCCCGAGCATCTCCTCCGCCCCGACGACGGCCTGCTGGGATTGCTGAACCAGGCCGGCGCGGGGAGTTCGGTCGCGGCGATGCAACTGAACGAGGTGGTCACGTGGACCGCTGGGGTGGGGGATGTCGGGCTGAATCCCCGCATAGCAGCGATGGTGGCGGCGGCCCGCCGGGGTGCAGCGGTGCGGGTCCTGCTGGACGAGTACTACGATTCCGGCGACAACTTCGCCACCTGCCTCTACCTGAACGGCCTGGCCCAGGCGGAGGGGCAAGGCACAGCCTTGCCCCTACAATGCCGGCTGGGGAATGTAACTGGGCTGGGGGTTCACGCCAAGGCCTTCTTCGTGCAGGTCGGTGGCGAGAAGTGGGCGCATATCGGCAGCGTCAACGGCACCGAGACGTCCAACAAAGCCAACCGCGAATTGGCGCTGCAACTGGCCTCTGCCGAGGCCCACGACTTCCTGATGAACGTTTTTGAGCACGACTGGGCGCGCGCGCACGCGCCGCTGGTCTTTCCCCTATATCTCCCAATGGCGATGTTGGACTACCTCCCCCCGGCTGACTACCCGTTGGTGAGCGAGGCTTTCATCAACCCCATCGGCCCCGACGCGGGGTACGAGTGGATAGAACTCTACAACCCCGGCCCGACGGTCAGCATCGCTGGCTGGACGATCGGGGATGCCGTCAACATCGGGGATTATGGGGACGGCCGGTACGCCTTGCCGTCGGGGGCGCAACTCCTAAGGGGGCAGGTGATGCTGCTGGCGGCCTGCGCGACGAACTTCGCCCGCGCTTACGGCTTCAACCCATCCTATGAGTGGACGGACTGCGACCCGCTGGTGCCGGACCTGATTCCGGTGAGCGCCTGGGACGGTTTCGGCCTGGCGCTGGGAAACGCGCAGGATGAGGTCTTGCTGCTGAGGCCCGACGGCGCGCTGGTGGATAGCGTGGCCTGGGGCGGGGAGCCGCGCGCAAATGTGATCCCCTTCCCCATGGCCCCAGAGGACGCCTTCCCGTGGGGGGCATCGCTCAAGCGCTACCCGCCCAGCAGCGACCGAGACAACTGCACGCGGGATTTCTACGTCAGTTGGTCACCCTCTCCTGGCCGGGTGACGGGGGAGTAACAAACTGTGCTCTGGCCCATCGTCCCAGGAGCGGTTTTATCCTCCCCGCCAAGTATTGCCTTTTGGGGCCTGCAACAATGTGCCGTCCCACAAAGCGCTCGTACAAGTCGCTCCCGCCGCGGACATTGGGTCTAGACGTGGCAACGAACCCCCCGCCTTTCACCCGGGGCCGGCAATGCGGATGGCGACGCAAGCCGCCGGGTTATCGGCTCGGCGTGGTGGCCCTAGCAGCGCCCACCGCACACGATTATCCTCTGGGGCATCGCCTCACGGCGTTGGCGTGGCCGGCGGTGTGAGCGTGGGCGGCGGCGTAATCGTTGGCTCCGGCTCAACAAAGTCCTCGCGTTTGGCGTTTACGATGTCCTCGACGATGAAGCTGTTCACGAGCACATACCAGGGCGAATTACTCGCCTTGACGACATAGGCGCTGTCGCTCTCTTGCTTCGCGCCGATCTGCAACACCAGCGGCGCCAAGCTGGACAGGTCGGACTTGAGCGTGAGCGTGAGGGTTGCCGTCGGCCGGTCGAGGCCGTACGCCGGCTTGGGGGTCTTGCCCAGCGGGCGCACCATGTAGAGCGACGACACGCGGCTGAGGATGGTCTCCAGGCGGCTAGGGTTGAAGCGCTCGCCGGCTGCCAGCCCCTGGAACTCCCAAACGTCGCTCACGTTGCGCTGGAACTGAAGCGTGCCGCTGATGTTGGTGAGCGCAACCTGTCCCACCGCCGATTCGGTGGCAGTGAAGTAAGAGGTGTTGATCCAGCTTCCCAGGTCGCTCGGCACATCGTAGGTGGCCAGCTTCGGGGTGAGGAAGACATCATCCGATCCGCCCAGGCGCACGTGCGAGCTGCCGCCGCGCGCCGAGCCGAGGAACAACGTCCGGTCGCCGGCCTTCGTGGTCAGGTCCACGCGCCGCGCGAAGGTCTCTTCGCTCACTTGCAAGCGCGCGTGGCTGGTCGCCGTCGTCGCCACCGGCTGACCCACCTGAATGCCGGCCAACTTATCCAGCAGCTCGGTGACCTTTGTCGCGTTCACCGGAAAGTCCTCGACCTCCGGCAGCACCCAAGCGTCGCCCTGTTTAGCGATGCGCACACGACGATCGGGCCGTTCCTGGATGGTCAAAGCCGTCACGTCGGCTGCGGTGACCTGAGTCATCAGCGGCTTCAGCGTCCGGTTAGACGCCTGCGCCGGGAGCACGAGCGCGATGGCCGCCACAACAATCTGGACGGCCAGCAAGATGGCGAGAATCTGGTTGCGGCGATTCATCTATCTTCCCTCCTTTTGCGGCGCGCGAACGTCGCCGGCGCGGATTGGGACGGTCGCCGGCGCAAGTTGCATGGGCGGCTCGGCGCGCTGGCGCAACTGCCAGAGCAGGCCGATCGCGAACAACGCGGCCACCACCACGGCGTAGTTGGCGATCTCCCACGCGCGACGCTCACCTTCGGTCAACGGGCGCAAGGCGCGCGTCACCGTGCCGCGCGTGCGGATGTCCAGCAAGTCCAACTCTTCCACCGTCCAGTCGGCCACGTTTTGCATGAATTGCAAGTTGTTCAAGTAGCGTTGTTGGCCGAGCTGCGCCGAGAGGTTCAGCAGCGCATCGTTCAAGAAGTCGGCGCTGCCGATGACCACCAGGCGCGCTGTGTCGGGCGATTGCTCGATGGTGGCGCCGACCGGGCGCACCGGCGCCGGCGTCGGCGTAGGCTCGGGCGTGGCGCCTGGCGCAGGCGTGGGGGCCGGCGTGGGTGTGGCCTGCAAAGGCGAGGGCTTGCCCTTGAAGAAACTCTCGAAGCTCCCCTGAATGGCAACGGCTAAATTGCGCGATTTGCGCTCGCCCTCCACGGGAAAGCCAAATTCGGGGTAAGCCTGAAAGTCGGGCTGTACGTTGGTGTTGTTGCGCACCCAGGATTGATCGGTGGAGCGGAGCAGCAATGTCACCTTGCGATTCGCGTTCTTCTGCTCATCCACTTCGATCGGCGAGACGAAATTCATCGTGACAGCCGGCAGCCGCGATACGATCGGGCTGGCGCGATCCATGCCGTTGGGACGCACATCCACGAAGAACGGGTAATTCACCGCTTGGATCTCGCGCACGATCAAACCGCCGATGTTGCGGTTGACCTCCACCGGGAATGGCTCGTTCTGCGGATCCATCACCAGGCCGCTGCCGAGCCTCACCCCGTAGTGCTCCAGCATCTCGGCCAGCCCGCTCTGCACCGGCTCGAGGATGGGCGAGCCGAAGCCGAGCATCAGCGCATAGCCGCCGCCGGCGATGACCACCGCGCCGCCTTGCATCAGGTATTGGTCAATGGCGTAGCGCGCTTTGTCGTCCAGGTTGCGCGGGCCGATGACGAGAAGCGCGTTCACGTCGGGCGGCACCTGGCCGGTGGAGAGGTCCACGTCGCGCACGGTGTATTCGCGGCTCAGTTGCTCGCGAATGAGCTGCCATGGGTTGGGGTTCGGCGCGCCGAACATGCTGGGCGTCGCGGGCGGCGTCCACAGACCGATGACGTTGAGGAAACCGCCGACGTTGCGCTTCAAAGCCGACTCCAGCGCGGTGCGAATGGACGACTCGGTGAACTCGCCTTCGGGATAGATGGGCTGTGTCTTGCCGTCCATCTCCAACAGCATGTTCAGGTAAAACGACTCCAAGCCGAAAAGCGAGACCGGTGTGGGGCGCAAGCCGTAGCGTTCCACCAGCATCTGACGGGTGAAGGTCACGTTGGGCTGATCGGGATCCACCACTTTGTATTCGAACTTGCCGCCGGATTTTTGCTGCAGTTCTTGGGCCACCTTCTCCATCAGCGCCGGCACGTCCTTGAACGCCTCGGGCAGCGTCTGGCGAGTGACGAGGATGGTCAGGCGGGCCGGCTGCTGGAGCGCAGCGAAGACCGACTCGACGCCGCGGAAGCCGCTGGTCACCTTCTTGATGGCGCGGGTGAGGTCGTATTCGAGGTTGCGCAAGCGCACATCTACCGTGCCGTCGCGGCGCTGCTCCACCTCGATCAAGTCGCGGAAGTTCAACACGGTGCTTTGGTCGCCGTAGCGCACCAGGATGTCGAAGTAGGTGTTAATGATGGACGCCTCGTAACGGCCGGCCACTTGCACCGGCGTAGGCTGAATGCCATACGCGCGCGCGGCCTCTGCCTCCAGGTTCGGGTCGGTGATCGGGTCCACGACCTCGGCGGTGACGCGCCCTCGTCCGGCAATCTGGTATTCCTGAAGCAAGTCGCGCACGCGCGGCGTCAGCGGGGCCAGCAGCGGGTGGGTCTTCTCGCTGATGTAGGCGCGGATGAGCAGCGGCTCCTGCAAGTCGGCGAGCAAATTCAGCGTGGCCGCCGAGAGGCTGAACTCGCGCTGGGCGGTCAAGTCGGCGCGCAAGGCCTGCAGCGGGCCCATCCATGCGTTCACGGCGATCAAGTTCAGCGCGACCAGGCCGCTCGTCAAGTGGGCGGCGCGCCGATATTCGGCCGAGCGCGGGCCGGCGCTCCAGCGCTTGCGGTCCAGCGACCAAGCGTTCAGCGTGAGGAAGATCAGCGCCAGGGTGACGTAGTAAACCAGGTCGCGCAGGTCAATCACACCGCGCTCGATGCTCTCGAAGCGGCTGCCGGTGCCCAGCGCGCGGAAGAACTCGGCCGTGCTGCCGCTCACGAAATCCACCACCAGGGGGCTGCCGATCAAGTAAAACGCCCCGCCCACCAAGGCGGTGAGGATCAAGGCGACGATCTGGTTATCGGTGCGCGAGGAGACGAACAAGCCGATCGCGGCATAGGCCGAGGCCATCAACAGCGCCGCGACGTAGCCGCCGATCACCGGGCCCCAGTCCAAGTTGCCCAACAGCGCCACGGTGAGCGTGAGCGGCAAGGTGAGCGCCAGCGCCAGCGCCACAAGCCCCATCACCGCCAGGAACTTGCCGGCCACCAGTTGCCCGGTGGGCACCGGCAGGGTCAGCAGCATCTCCAGTGAGCCGCTGCGTTGCTCCTCGCTCCATTGGCGCATGGTGAGCGCCGCGACGAGGAAGATGAGCAGCAGCGGCATCCAGCGGAACAAGGGGCGCATCTCGGCCACGCCCCGGGCGAAGAACGTCTCGACCCAGAAGAAGACGAGCAGGCTCGCTGCCAGGAACACGCCGATGAAGATCAACGCCTGCGGTGAGCTAAAGTAGTTGTTCCATTCTTTGCGCGCAATCGCCAGGATGGTCCTCATCGCAATACTCCACGTGATGCTCAATGTTGAAATACTCGCGTCGGGATGGGCTGCGCGTCAGCCGCGCGTGGCCAGCTCGTTGAACACGCTCTCCAGCGTGCGCGTGTCGGCGCGTAGTTCGCGCAGCGGCCAGCCCATTTGCGTCGCGGCTGCGTAGAGCGCCGGGCACAAGTCCACATCGCCTTCGCCGTACACGCGGTATTGTGGCGCGCCGTTGGCCGCCGGCAGCGCCTCCACGCGCTTCACGCCGCGAATGCTGCGCAGCGCCTTGTCGAAATCAGCGACCGGCCGCTGCAACGCAACGATGGCGTTGTGGGTGGCGGCCAAATCGGCCAGCCGCGCGTCGGCCTTGATCTCGCCATTCATCATGATGATCGCGCGGTGACAGACTGCCTCAACTTCCGGCAGGATATGGCTGGAGAAGAGGACGGTGCTGTTTTGCGCCAACCGGCGGATGAGCTGCCGGATCTCTGCCAGTTGCGTCGGGTCCAGGCCGATCGTCGGCTCGTCGAGGATGAGCAGACGCGGCTTGTGCAGGATCGCCTGGGCCAGGCCGACGCGCTGGCGCATGCCTTTGCTCAGCTTGCCGATCGGCCGGTTGAGGAAGCCGGCGATATCGGTGGCATACACCGCCTCAGAAATATATTCCAGTTGTTTATCTTCGGGGATGCGGCGCAGGTCGGCCATCATTTTGAGATACGCCTGGACCGTCATGTCGGGATATAGCGGCGTATTCTCGGGCAGGTAGCCCAGGCGCGCCTGTACTTCCAACCGCTGAGTGAGCACATCCAGGCCATCCACCTCGACGATGCCCTCGTCCGGCTGCAGATAGCCGGTGAGGATTTTGATGATGGTGGACTTGCCGGCGCCGTTTGGCCCGAGCAGGCCGACGATCTCGCCGGCGGCTACCTGAAAGCTCACGCCACGAAGCGCCTGGATTGCACCATAAGACTTCTTCAAGCCTTCAACATGGATCATAACTATCCTCCAGAATGCTTTGCGTCCCGCCTTTTGCGAGCCGCATTCAACTTCCCGAACAATAAGCCATCCGCATAATCTGAGACGGCGGGAAGTGCGGCTGAGTTGGACGAAGGCTGCGCCTTCACCCGTCCGGCAGGACTTTTTGTCTCGGCTCTGATCGGTCGCAACTATTCAACAGCATATATAGACGCATGTTTAACAGCGCGCTGAGAGCCGTGTTACGCTTTCTTCACGCGCAAGCGCATCGTTGTTAGCTTATACCAAGCGCGGAAAGATGCTCAAGCAGGATTAGATGTGCATTGGATATCGCGCTCATCGGCAGCGGAGGGGGCGGAATCCATCAGGGTGCCGCGGTTGATCGGCTGTTGACGATGTGCGCATCGCCGGCTACGATGTGCGGCGCGCTTCCGATGGGCGGACTCGGAAATCCGCAATCCCAGACGCGATGTCAACGATGCACCTCACCTTCGTCATCGGCGGCGCGCGCAGCGGCAAAAGCGCCTTTGCGCAGGAATTGGCGCGACGATGCGGCGGGGACGCCGTTTGCTACGTGGCGACGCTACGCGAGGACGTCGCCGATGCGGAGATGCAGCAGCGCATCCGGCGACACCGCGCCAACCGGCCGGAAACCTGGCCGACCGTGACGCTGGACGACCGCTGGCGCGCGCAATTGCGCGCAATTAACGGCGCGCGGGTCATCTTGCTCGATTGCCTGTCGCTTTTCGTCAGCGGTGCGCTCTTCATGGGCAGCCACCTGCCGGCCAACGCCGAGGACGAGGCCGCCGCGCTGGTGGGCGACCTGCTCGCAGCCATGCGCGATTCGAGCGCGCATTGGATCATCGTCAGCAACGAGGTCGGCATGAGCATTGTGCCCGAGCATCCGGCTGCGCGGGCCTATCGCGACGCGCTCGGGCGGGCCAACCAGATGGTCATGCGCGCCGCCGACGAAGCCTACTTCCTCGTCGCCGGCGCGCCGCTGCGCGTGAAGTAGAGCAGGCCAAACGCGCGACGCCTGCGCCCCGCAGCCTACTTCTTCTGCCCTAACTGCACGCTGCGCTCGTAGGCGGCCCACACCGCTTTGGAGATCACCGTGCGGAAGGCGCCCTTTTCGAGCTGGTAGAGCGCCGCCGCAGTCGTGCCGCCCGGCGAAGTGACCTGGTTGCGCAGTTGCGCCACGTGCAGCTTAGAAGCAGCGGCGTACTCGATGCTGCCCCGGATGGTCTGAATCACCAGCCGTTCGGCGATCGGGCGCGAGAAGCCCATGTGGACGCCGGCGTCTATCAGCGCCTCCATGAACAAGAAGACGTAAGCCGGGCCGGTGCCGCTGAGCGCCGTCGCCATGTCCAGGTACTGCTCATCCTCGACGAAAATCTCTTCTCCCATTGCCTTGAGGATCTGCACGGCTTGCTCGCGCTGCACGTCGGTGACTGCGTCGGTGCACGTCCAAACCGAGATGCCCTGGCCGATCTGCGCTGGCGTATTGGGCATCGCGCGCACGATGTGCTGGTGGCCGCCCAGCCCTGCGCGCAGCGTCGCGATGGAGATGCCGGCGGCGATCGAGAAGATCAGCGCCTCCGGCCGGATCGCGCCGCGCAGGTCTTCGAGCACCTCATCCATCACCTGAGGCTTGACGGCGAGCACGACCACATCGGCTTGGCGCGCGCAACTGGCATTGTCGGCGTAGGCGTGCACGTGATACTGGTCGCTGACCAGGGCGCGCCGGTCGGTGTTCGGCTCGGAGAGCGTGATTTGATCGGGCCGCAATGTGCCGGAGCGAAGCAGGCTTTTGATGATCGCCTCGCCCATCACCCCACCGCCTATGAAAGCAACCTGTGAATCGAAGAGCATAATTTTGTGAATCTCCTGTGGATGACTGAACCTGCGGCGCGCGCCCTCAGGCCACGCGCCGAGTCGGCAGAAGCCGTGTACAGGCAAGCCAACTATAATAGCCCCAGTTATACCGTGCATCCCGGCACCCGACGACGGATTCCACATGCGCGCAGGCGGAGGGCTTGCCGATCGCCTCGCGCGCCAATCCAAGGTGGGGCATCGGCGTATTGCCCGGACAACCGACTGGTTGATGAGGACTGAGACATGCCAAGCATCATAGACCGATTCCTCGGGTTGTTTTCGCTTGACCTGGGGATTGACTTGGGCACAGCCAACACCCTCGTTGCCGTTCGCGGGCAGGGCATTGTGATCAACGAGCCTTCATGGGTCGCTATCAATCGCAAAACGCGCCAGGTGCTTGCCGTCGGCGCCGAAGCGAAGGAGATGGTGGGCCGCACACCGGCCAAGATTGTCGCCATTCGTCCGCTGCGCGACGGCGTGATTTCCGACTTTGAGGTCACCGAGGCGATGCTGGATTACTTCATTCGCAAAGCGCACAGTCGCAACCTGTTCAACGTGCCTCGGCCGCGCGTGGTGATCGGCATCCCCTCCGGCGTGACGGAAGTGGAGAAGCGCGCAGTGTACGACGCGGCGCTCTCCGCCGGTGCGCGCGAGGTCTATTTGATCGAAGAGCCGATGGCCGCAGCGATTGGCGCGGGCCTGCCGGTGACCGAAGCGCACGGTTCGATGGTGGTGGACATCGGCGGCGGCACAACCGAAGTCGCTGTGTTCTCTCTCGGCGGCATCGTGGTCAGCCGCTCCATCCGCGTCGCCGGCGACGAGATGGACGAGGACATCATCAACTACGCGCGCCAGAAATACAACTTGTTGATCGGCGAGCGCATGGCCGAGAAAATCAAGATCGCGATTGGCTCCGCCTTCTCACTGCCCGAGGAGAAGACCATGACGCTGCGCGGGCGCAACCTGGTGACGGGCCTGCCGGAATCGGTCGAGGTCTCCTCGATCGAGATCCGCGAGGCGTTGTCGAACTCGGTCAACACCATCGTCGAGACGGTGCGCAGCACGCTGGACGAGACGCCGCCGGAGCTGGTGAGCGACCTGATGGAGACCGGCATCGCGCTCGCCGGCGGCGGCGCGCTGCTGCAGGGGCTGGTTGAGCGCATCGCCGACGAGACCAACATCCACACCTGGGTCGCCGAGGACGCGCTCACCTGCGTCGCGCGCGGCGCCGAGGCGGTGCTGGCAAACCTGGATGAACTGCGCCAGGTGCTGGTCGGGTTGGAGCGCAACAGCACCTCGCGGTCGGCGACGAGCATCGCGAGGCGCGTCGCCTAAACGCCGGCGGGCGGCAACGACATGGTGCGCACGGCTGAAGGGCTATGAGGCGTCCCCGTTCGTATTCGCCTATCCTGGCCCTCGGGCTTCTAGCAATCAGCGCGATCTTGCTCCTGTTGGGCTTTCTCGCTCAGGCGCCAATCGCCCAGGGGCCCCTCTCGGTGGCCATCGGACCCATCCAGCAGGTGATGAGCGACGCCGGGCGCGTCATCAACGACCTCTTCCGCTCGACCGGCGAACTGGTGGATCTGCGCGCTCGCGCCGAAGCGCTTCAGCGCGAGGTGACCGCGCTGCGAGCGGAGAACGTGCG
It encodes:
- a CDS encoding multidrug ABC transporter ATP-binding protein; protein product: MIHVEGLKKSYGAIQALRGVSFQVAAGEIVGLLGPNGAGKSTIIKILTGYLQPDEGIVEVDGLDVLTQRLEVQARLGYLPENTPLYPDMTVQAYLKMMADLRRIPEDKQLEYISEAVYATDIAGFLNRPIGKLSKGMRQRVGLAQAILHKPRLLILDEPTIGLDPTQLAEIRQLIRRLAQNSTVLFSSHILPEVEAVCHRAIIMMNGEIKADARLADLAATHNAIVALQRPVADFDKALRSIRGVKRVEALPAANGAPQYRVYGEGDVDLCPALYAAATQMGWPLRELRADTRTLESVFNELATRG
- a CDS encoding adenosylcobinamide kinase/adenosylcobinamide phosphate guanyltransferase, which encodes MHLTFVIGGARSGKSAFAQELARRCGGDAVCYVATLREDVADAEMQQRIRRHRANRPETWPTVTLDDRWRAQLRAINGARVILLDCLSLFVSGALFMGSHLPANAEDEAAALVGDLLAAMRDSSAHWIIVSNEVGMSIVPEHPAARAYRDALGRANQMVMRAADEAYFLVAGAPLRVK
- the proC gene encoding pyrroline-5-carboxylate reductase, translating into MLFDSQVAFIGGGVMGEAIIKSLLRSGTLRPDQITLSEPNTDRRALVSDQYHVHAYADNASCARQADVVVLAVKPQVMDEVLEDLRGAIRPEALIFSIAAGISIATLRAGLGGHQHIVRAMPNTPAQIGQGISVWTCTDAVTDVQREQAVQILKAMGEEIFVEDEQYLDMATALSGTGPAYVFLFMEALIDAGVHMGFSRPIAERLVIQTIRGSIEYAAASKLHVAQLRNQVTSPGGTTAAALYQLEKGAFRTVISKAVWAAYERSVQLGQKK
- a CDS encoding rod shape-determining protein gives rise to the protein MPSIIDRFLGLFSLDLGIDLGTANTLVAVRGQGIVINEPSWVAINRKTRQVLAVGAEAKEMVGRTPAKIVAIRPLRDGVISDFEVTEAMLDYFIRKAHSRNLFNVPRPRVVIGIPSGVTEVEKRAVYDAALSAGAREVYLIEEPMAAAIGAGLPVTEAHGSMVVDIGGGTTEVAVFSLGGIVVSRSIRVAGDEMDEDIINYARQKYNLLIGERMAEKIKIAIGSAFSLPEEKTMTLRGRNLVTGLPESVEVSSIEIREALSNSVNTIVETVRSTLDETPPELVSDLMETGIALAGGGALLQGLVERIADETNIHTWVAEDALTCVARGAEAVLANLDELRQVLVGLERNSTSRSATSIARRVA